The proteins below are encoded in one region of Belonocnema kinseyi isolate 2016_QV_RU_SX_M_011 chromosome 1, B_treatae_v1, whole genome shotgun sequence:
- the LOC117176234 gene encoding PDZ and LIM domain protein Zasp isoform X1 — protein MAQLISVKLSRFEGSPWGFRLQGGKDFGTPLIVQKVNGGSPAEAAGLKAGDAVIRVNNTDMFNLRHKDAQDVIVRAGNSFEVTVQRGGSTWKPSVTPISSALPSPTPSIPANNVSPVTKTSLAAKKNDGPLIGSGHNFSPKPFLNGSSEGPIKSIVNKQYNSPVGIYSEETIAETLSAQAEVLAGGVLGVNFKKNEKNYNAQNSEVFKMVQEADKEPRTPEPVPSRTEFYSSVSHAVGGQATSPRSPTPLSRALGLCQTVSNSYETSSHQETQRTERRYDNSSSSYTPSDTPICHNCDNAIVGVFVRIKDKNLHVDCFKCSTCGTSLKNVGYYNINEKLYCDIHAKMVARQQAPSSLTPVTVQLGSKAPAGTISAALSNIGPLSPSLSNHGSSPQPFSSCHRINSDSRLADHQTSLKMNGKTTNGYLGENESNGTSKTYTSTITIQTGHKEVCNVEGELDYNRNPTNLKARYKFDEINEIQFDPIISDNKNSKNATSHCTEKILTSYPQQPTRLGTSIVDSPSLRPVQAPTSNNIGGSKLYGGSSFNTPNYSSPPTYNSGSSTLPRPQSQTVTVDLSESYIEECSSYELNQGVARPVAEKPPTPRPKSHIWPPPKPIEEITYPTASPLYIDPNPALDRRSRERGVSVEGSIENQSRRNSFVETYEESRDRCQIESNMDQVNCPGPVYRRVELFSAARKDTRQTRSDSRASSTDSIRRSLTPTRITQPIPRPWTATVTTGTNLYQQAYPVSAPEPPKTCSRTVCRRQICRRECVCEGLGRTQTTYQEERNYQEQICDPAERAETTPKPDVEVYTCVRLPHSHSRTIETRTNIRESEVDTDTEVRDLSKLVPPDVAVCPKGIDGEHDLYTETEEKDVGELHIKKTTTYEKTVELVSPNRELRPCVTKQEPEPKQVEQTRWEQTTQRRSAALDREVEDISSNRSVVESTECLTSRIDTQQLMEQAKRDEEEAQRRRQAEERRQHEECERRQREEEERKRLAAEERKQRQEEERRREEERRQLEQAEQQRQDEREKRQKRVCFSEEREFICEETRCPRERIVDIQMEDEGPKEHIVDIEVEGRPKERIIDIKIEQDEPPCECLRMSEMREEINVQDHEEQRRRSLREQVQVHKSLRDQQAPEKRQSQTLQERRLCTKYGQNSQESQNATETCRKQVQFTSQSDSGPRTLPPSSIKNTIPREWKSEMVKALTTAPAQPYCPFSKDNSGCKDVYTHEVTYEETCTCKNPSLPPLPRQNRPVSPFQSALTTAPERPYTPLGEDVNPCRTCSRRSQTPSAPSANDGYCAPAQLLFSENREVVQERKKPQGPQPLPTPPPDYRLRDSSRSPTRSRPGTPGSRSTSAGLKKPDTIPIYQQHLVAMQKGPVESYAYDPSRTPTPCSRSKSPAQGPPSAPACFIKAQAPRIREKTPPCRNSSQGQNSAPKTEQECVCYHYDEDTPAGHTHTDYRCTKCVTYSEDEEGSHTHIREQKVQRVTESPTPPTGCYLSRSSSVSPALPCPSTRESVSERIQRQGVRVLPPCSKTSSEVRRIRHEIVEKPAKPPCSNTGVTIVPCRAVLEGGSKTGVVVVPCDGSASSCDRSGICVTPTLDRQGVCVSPGHDLSGEGCGLPSVRSGGCSIDAGTCSGSGVCVTPCGDGSFCVAPCSVSGVSSVSCPKSILKEQCGQKILPYPQIPLPNEEPEKLCSSCPLSQTPSKPDACSSFQPVHKPRTNLGSQLTQLTTLNRVKPPNVQLYKPQPKPQSQTTTSQYLYQSQSIQSKTQSQTQTQSKCPISKTQNLVDPPNLSSLPDLGVGIGGLGSNKSGSFAGSSAPKRGKGILNQASGAGSRVPLCGRCNNYVRGPFITALGQIWCPEHFVCGNAQCSRGLQDIGFVEEKGQLYCEYCFEKYIAPPCNKCGGKIKGDCLNAVGKHYHPECFNCSHCGKLFGNSPFFLEDGLPYCENDWNNLFTTKCFACGFPVEAGDRWVEALNNNYHSQCFNCTMCKKNLEGQSFYAKAGRPFCKNHAR, from the exons GTAAATGGAGGCTCACCTGCGGAGGCTGCAGGTCTCAAAGCTGGAGATGCTGTCATCAGAGTCAACAATACCGACATGTTCAACCTTAGGCACAAGGACGCTCAAGATGTAATCGTCAGGGCCGGAAACAGCTTTGAAGTAACTGTTCAAAG AGGTGGCAGCACATGGAAACCAAGCGTGACGCCCATTAGCTCAGCTCTTCCTTCCCCGACACCGTCAATACCTGCGAATAATGTTTCTCCAGTAACAAAGACTTCTCTAGCTGCGAAGAAGAACGATGGACCTCTTATCGGCAGCGGTCACAACTTTAGTCCTAAGCCATTC CTGAACGGTTCCAGTGAAGGTCCAATAAAATCCATCGTCAACAAACAGTACAACAGTCCCGTGGGTATCTACAGCGAGGAAACGATCGCCGAAACACTTTCCGCGCAAGCCGAAGTTTTGGCCGGAGGTGTATTAGG tGTGAACttcaagaaaaacgaaaaaaattataatgctcAGAACAGCGAAGTCTTCAAGATGGTTCAGGAGGCGGACAAGGAACCAAGAACACCCGAACCCG TTCCTTCGCGGACGGAGTTTTACTCCTCGGTGAGCCACGCGGTTGGCGGACAGGCAACCTCACCGAGGTCCCCGACACCCCTGAGTCGTGCACTGGGCCTGTGCCAGACCGTTTCGAATTCCTACGAAACCTCATCTCATCAGGAGACCCAGAGGACTGAGCGACGATACGATAACTCCTCGTCTTCGTATACTCCCTCTGATACACCTATTTGTCACAACTGCGACAACGCGATCGT GGGTGTATTCGTCAGAATCAAGGACAAGAATTTACATGTGGACTGCTTTAAGTGTTCGACCTGTGGCACATCTCTTAAAAATGTAGGATACTACAACATCAATGAAAAACTGTACTGCGACATACACGCAAAAATGGTGGCTAGGCAGCAAGCACCATCGAGCCTTACACCGGTCACTGTACAACT TGGCAGTAAAGCACCTGCAGGTACCATATCAGCAGCTCTATCAAATATCGGACCTCTCTCACCATCTCTTAGCAATCATGGATCATCGCCTCAACCTTTTTCG AGTTGCCATCGCATCAACTCGGACTCAAGGCTGGCTGATCATCAAACTTCCCTTAAGATGAATGGAAAGACCACCAACGGCTACCTTGGAGAAAATGAGTCCAACGGAACCTCAAAGACCTACACAAGCACTATTACCATCCAGACCGGTCACAAAGAGGTCTGCAACGTCGAGGGCGAACTTGATTATAATCGTAATCCTACTAACTTAAAAGCACGCTACAAGTTTGatgaaatcaatgaaattcaGTTTGACCCTATAATATCTGACAATAAGAACTCGAAAAATGCAACATCTCACTGCACTGAGAAGATCTTGACTTCCTATCCGCAACAG CCCACCCGTCTTGGCACCTCGATCGTTGATTCACCTAGTTTGCGTCCAGTCCAG GCACCCACATCGAACAACATCGGAGGTTCCAAACTCTACGGAGGTTCCAGCTTTAATACTCCTAACTACTCATCGCCACCTACATACAATTCAGGAAGCAGCACTTTGCCTCGACCGCAGAGTCAAACTGTGACTG TCGACCTTTCAGAATCCTACATAGAGGAGTGTAGTTCCTACGAACTTAATCAAGGGGTTGCAAGACCTGTAGCCGAAAAACCACCTACCCCACGACCGAAGTCTCACATTTGGCCACCTCCGAAACCGATTGAAGAAATAACTTATCCTACTGCAAGTCCTTTATACATTGATCCTAATCCTGCTCTTGACCGGCGCTCTCGAGAGAGAGGTGTTAGTGTCGAGGGAAGCATTGAAAATCAGAGTAGAAGAAACAGCTTCGTTGAAACATACGAGGAATCGAGAGATCGCTGTCAAATTGAATCCAACATGGATCAAGTAAACTGCCCTGGACCTGTTTATAGACGGGTCGAGTTATTCAGCGCAGCTAGAAAAGACACCCGGCAGACGCGCAGCGACTCAAGAGCGAGTTCAACAGATAGTATCAGAAGATCCCTGACCCCAACACGCATCACTCAACCAATTCCTCGACCTTGGACGGCTACGGTAACCACCGGCACGAATTTATATCAACAGGCCTATCCTGTCAGTGCGCCTGAACCCCCAAAGACTTGCAGTCGCACGGTTTGTAGACGTCAAATATGTCGTCGGGAGTGCGTCTGCGAAGGTTTAGGCCGAACGCAGACTACTTATCAAGAGGAAAGAAATTATCAGGAACAAATCTGTGATCCTGCGGAGAGGGCTGAGACTACACCAAAACCAGATGTGGAAGTGTACACGTGTGTGCGTTTACCACACTCCCATTCGAGAACGATCGAAACACGAACGAACATAAGAGAAAGCGAGGTTGACACGGACACTGAAGTTAGAGACTTGTCGAAACTCGTACCGCCGGACGTGGCTGTGTGTCCGAAAGGTATCGATGGCGAACACGATCTTTACACGGAGACGGAAGAAAAGGATGTAGGTGAGTTGCATATAAAGAAAACAACGACGTACGAAAAAACGGTAGAACTGGTTTCTCCAAACAGGGAATTGAGACCGTGCGTGACTAAACAAGAGCCAGAACCTAAGCAGGTGGAGCAAACACGGTGGGAACAAACAACTCAAAGAAGGTCAGCTGCACTTGATCGGGAAGTGGAGGATATTTCAAGTAATCGAAGTGTAGTCGAATCGACAGAGTGTCTCACATCGAGAATTGATACTCAACAGTTAATGGAACAAGCTAAGAGAGACGAGGAAGAGGCTCAGCGAAGAAGACAGGCAGAAGAGAGAAGACAGCATGAAGAATGCGAGAGAAGACAACGAGAAGAGGAAGAGAGAAAACGATTGGCGGCAGAAGAGAGAAAGCAAAGGCAAGAGGAAGAAAGAAGGCGAGAAGAGGAAAGAAGACAACTGGAACAAGCAGAACAGCAAAGGCAAGATGAAAGAGAAAAGCGTCAGAAACGGGTCTGCTTTAGCGAAGAGCGAGAATTTATTTGTGAAGAGACACGCTGTCCTAGGGAGAGAATTGTTGATATCCAGATGGAAGATGAAGGACCAAAAGAACATATAGTAGACATAGAAGTAGAAGGACGCCCCAAGGAGCGTATCATCGATATTAAAATAGAACAAGATGAGCCTCCTTGCGAATGTCTGCGAATGTCTGAAATGAGAGAAGAGATCAATGTTCAAGATCATGAAGAACAGAGACGCAGAAGTTTGCGTGAACAAGTACAAGTTCATAAAAGCTTGAGAGATCAACAAGCTCCCGAAAAGCGACAAAGTCAGACCCTGCAGGAACGTCGACTTTGCACAAAATATGGACAAAATTCTCAGGAATCGCAAAACGCAACAGAAACTTGCAGAAAGCAAGTACAATTCACCAGTCAGTCTGACAGTGGTCCACGAACACTTCCTCCATCCAGTATAAAAAATACTATTCCGAGAGAATGGAAGTCTGAAATGGTAAAGGCTTTAACTACGGCACCGGCTCAGCCATACTGTCCATTTAGTAAAGATAATAGTGGATGCAAGGATGTCTACACCCACGAAGTTACATATGAAGAAACTTGTACATGTAAAAACCCTTCACTGCCTCCGCTACCACGGCAGAACAGACCCGTATCTCCATTTCAATCAGCATTAACTACTGCACCTGAAAGACCTTATACTCCTTTAGGTGAAGATGTTAATCCTTGTAGAACATGTAGTCGCAGATCGCAAACTCCAAGCGCACCCTCGGCTAATGACGGTTATTGTGCACCTGCCCAGCTTCTTTTTAGCGAAAATAGAGAGGTggttcaagagcgaaaaaaaccACAAGGACCTCAACCCCTGCCGACTCCTCCACCAGACTATCGTCTACGAGATTCTTCAAGATCACCAACTAGATCTCGGCCAGGGACACCCGGAAGTCGTTCCACATCGGCTGGTCTAAAGAAACCTGATACAATTCCCATCTACCAGCAACACTTAGTTGCTATGCAAAAGGGACCCGTGGAAAGTTACGCCTACGACCCCAGTAGGACTCCAACTCCTTGCTCGCGATCAAAATCTCCCGCACAAGGTCCACCTTCAGCCCCGGCTTGTTTTATAAAAGCGCAAGCACCCAGGATCAGAGAAAAGACTCCGCCATGTAGGAATTCCTCTCAAGGTCAAAATTCTGCACCGAAAACAGAACAGGAATGTGTCTGCTATCACTATGACGAGGATACCCCTGCGGGTCATACTCACACCGATTATCGTTGTACTAAGTGCGTTACCTATTCAGAGGATGAAGAAGGTAGCCATACTCACATTCGAGAACAAAAAGTACAGCGAGTAACCGAAAGCCCAACTCCTCCGACTGGTTGTTATCTCAGTCGAAGCAGCAGCGTCTCTCCTGCCCTGCCATGTCCTTCGACACGCGAAAGCGTATCGGAAAGGATTCAAAGGCAGGGCGTGCGTGTTTTACCCCCTTGTAGTAAGACTTCATCGGAAGTACGTCGAATTCGTCATGAAATAGTGGAAAAACCAGCCAAACCACCGTGTTCTAATACTGGGGTAACTATAGTGCCCTGTCGAGCTGTTTTAGAAGGTGGTTCAAAAACTGGAGTCGTCGTAGTGCCGTGCGATGGTTCTGCATCATCCTGCGACAGATCAGGAATATGCGTTACGCCAACCCTGGATCGCCAAGGGGTCTGCGTATCACCAGGTCATGATCTTTCCGGAGAAGGTTGTGGACTGCCCTCGGTGCGTTCGGGTGGTTGTAGCATTGATGCTGGCACCTGTTCGGGATCAGGCGTCTGCGTGACCCCCTGTGGCGATGGATCATTTTGCGTCGCGCCCTGTAGCGTTTCTGGAGTGTCCTCTGTTAGTTGCCCGAAGTCAATTTTGAAAGAACAATGTGGCCAGAAGATTCTTCCCTACCCGCAGATTCCTCTGCCCAACGAAGAACCAGAAAAATTATGTAGTAGTTGTCCGCTTTCACAGACTCCTTCAAAACCCGACGCTTGTAGCAGCTTTCAACCCGTCCACAAGCCTCGCACTAACCTTGGCAGTCAGCTTACGCAACTGACTACGCTGAACAGGGTGAAGCCACCCAACGTCCAGTTATATAAACCACAACCAAAACCCCAAAGTCAGACCACTACATCCCAATACCTCTATCAATCTCAATCAATCCAAAGCAAAACCCAATCCCAGACCCAGACCCAGTCAAAATGCCCGATTAGTAAAACCCAAAATTTAGTAGACCCACCAAATTTGTCATCCCTCCCGGATTTAGGTGTCGGAATAGGCGGCCTTGGCAGCAACAAGAGTGGATCTTTTGCCGGAAGCAGCGCACCAAAACGTGGAAAGGGCATCCTGAATCAGGCTAGTGGTGCTGGATCGCGTGTACCACTTTGTGGTCGCTGCAATAATTACGTCAG AGGACCATTTATCACAGCTTTGGGACAAATTTGGTGCCCTGAACACTTCGTCTGCGGAAATGCACAATGCAGTCGTGGTTTGCAAGACATTGGTTTTGTAGAAGAAAAGGGGCAACTTTACTGCGAGTACTGTTTTGAGAAGTACATTGCACCACCTTGCAATAAATGCGGCGGCAAAATCAAAGGC GATTGCTTGAATGCAGTTGGAAAGCACTACCACCCTGAGTGCTTCAACTGCTCTCATTGTGGAAAGCTCTTCGGAAACAGTCCCTTCTTTTTGGAAGATGGATTACCTTACTGCGAAAACG ATTGGAACAATCTCTTTACGACGAAATGTTTTGCCTGTGGATTCCCCGTAGAAGCAGGAGATCGCTGGGTCGAGGCTCTTAACAACAATTACCATAGTCAATGCTTCAACTGTACG atgtgCAAAAAGAACCTTGAAGGCCAGAGCTTTTACGCGAAAGCCGGACGTCCATTCTGCAAAAATCATGCGCGTTAA